The genomic stretch GATTATCGGCTGAACCACAAAAACCGGACAGGCACACAGCTATCCGGTTTTGCTGTTTTCAGGCAGCCTATTAGGCTTTGGGCAATCGTCAAAGTGGTAGTGGCCAAAGGCTACCTGAAAGCGTCAGCGTGGCCAAACTCCACAAAGCAATCTTTATAATCTTTCTCCCGACCGATTTTTTGTAAAATTTAATAGGTTACTTTAAATCTATATAGCTATTTATTGATTTAAGTCAAATCATCCTTGTTTAAGTGCATTTTTGTACTGAATTTAGGCTTTTCTGTCTAAACCATGGCAAAAATAGCAGCTGGCTCTTGAAAATTTAACGTAATTATTTCCACAAATATGTTAAGCTTATACTGTTTGGTAGTTTAAGACGTTTGTGCCTTATTAATGGTACAACGTCCGATTACCGGATAGGGGGCTGCCGAAGTTGGGCAGTACGGCCTGGCCGGACAGCCGTTTTATTTTTGTTGAATCGGAGTGTTGTTATCATGAACAAACTCAAAAGCTTCCTGATATGGGGTGCTGTGGTGCTGGCTGGCTTGGCCTCCTTTACCACTTTGGCTATCCATCGCGGTGAACAGGTAAGTGCAGTCTGGATGGTAATTGCTGCCGTCTCCGTATATGCTATTGCCTACCGCTTTTATAGCCTCTATATTGCCAAAAACGTAATGCAGCTCGATCCCAACCGGCTCACGCCGGCCGAGCGCCACAACGATGGCTTGGACTATGTGCCGACGCACAAAGGTGTGCTGTTCGGCCATCATTTTGCCGCCATTGCCGGCGCCGGCCCCTTGGTAGGCCCAGTACTAGCCGCGCAGATGGGTTATCTGCCTGGTACGCTGTGGATTATCTTCGGCGTAGTGTTTGCCGGTGCGGTTCAGGACGCGATGGTATTGTTCGTGTCCATGCGCCGCGACGGTAAATCCTTGGGTGATATAGTTAAACAAGAGCTGGGCACCGTGGCTGGCGTGATTGCCTCCATCGGTATTCTGATGATCATGGTGATCATTATGGCCGTGCTGGCGTTGATTGTGGTGAAAGCCTTGATCCACAGCCCATGGGGTACCTTCACCATCGCCACCACCATCCCGATTGCCCTGTTTATGGGTATCTACACCCGCTACATCCGTCCAGGCAAAATCGGCGAGATTTCCATCGTCGGCTTTATCCTGCTGGTGTTGGCGATTGTGTATGGCAAAAACGTGGCCGAAAGTTCCTTCGGGCATATCTTCGACTTGGAAGGCTTGTCTATCGCCTGGGCGGTAATGATCTATGGTTTTATCGCTTCCGTACTGCCGGTATGGTTGCTGCTCACTCCGCGCGACTACCTTTCCACCTTCCTGAAAATCGGTACCATCATTGCATTGGCCTTAGGCATCATTATTGTTAGCCCGCCGCTGCAAATGCATGCCGTTACCCGCTTTATCGACGGCTCCGGCCCGGTGTTTTCAGGTAGCCTTTTCCCCTTCCTATTCATTACCATCGCCTGCGGTGCGGTATCTGGTTTCCACGCCCTGATTTCTTCCGGCACCACCCCGAAAATGGTGGAAAACGAAGAACACGTGCGTATGATCGGCTACGGCGGCATGATTATGGAAAGCTTTGTGGCTATTATGGCGCTGGCTGCTGCTGCTTCGCTTGATCCTGGTGTGTATTTCGCCATGAACAGCCCGGCTGCCCTCATCGGCACCGATGCTGCCAATGCCGCACACGTGATCACCACCCAGCTGGGCTTCCCGGTAACTGAGGCCACTCTGCTGCATACTGCCAAAGAAGTGGGCGAGCTCACCATCCTGTCCCGTGCAGGCGGTGCGCCGACTCTGGCTGTGGGCATGGCGCACATCATGAGCCAGTTGATTCCCGGCGAAGGCATGATGGCGTTCTGGTATCACTTCGCGCTGCTGTTTGAAGCTCTGTTCATTCTAACTGCAGTGGACGCCGGTACCCGTGTGGCCCGCTTCATGATTCAAGACTTGGGCAGTATCTTCTACAAACCGTTCGGCAACACCGACAGCCTGCCTGCCAACCTGATTGCTACCTTCATAGCCGTGGCTCTGTGGGGCTACTTCCTCTACACCGGGGTAACCGACCCGCTGGGGGGTATTAACTCCCTATGGCCACTGTTCGGTATCGCCAACCAGATGCTAGCAGGCGTGGCCTTGATCCTGTGTACTGTGGTTCTAATTAAGATGAAACGCGACCGCTACATTTGGGTTACTTTGGTACCGTCTATCGGCGTATTAGTGGTAACTTGCTATGCCGGTTGGCAGAAAGTGTTCGATTCCAGCCCGCGTATCAGCTTTATGGCTCACGCTGCCAAATATAAAGCAGCCTTGGCCAACGGCGAAATCCTGGCTCCGGCCAAAACCGCCGAAGAAATGAGCCGCATCGCGTTCAACGACTATGTGAACTCCGGCCTAACCGTGCTGTTCTTGGCTGTGGTGGTATTTGTGGCTGTTTACGGCTTCCAGGTAGCCATGAAAGCTCGCAAAGTCGGCTGGGCCACCGCCCACGAAATCCCGCCGGTATTCCGTAACGAAACCGCCGGCGCAAACACCGAGTCCGTGAATGAAGCATAAACTGAAACAGCACCTACATCAGGCTTGGGAAACAGCCAAGTTGACCGCCAACCTGATGGTGGGCGTACCGGATTACGCCAACTATGTGGTACGCCAAAGGCGCTATAACCCCAACGCACCGGTGATGACCGAACAGCAGTTTGCAGATTACTGCCGCAAACGCCGCTGTGGCGCCAACGGCGGTCGCTGCTGCTGACTCTAGCTTTAGCGAAACCAAACCGCTTGAAAGGGCATGTCCTTTCAAGCGGTTTTTCTGCATGCTGCGATTGGCGTTCTACGGGTTATGGTAATGTGTTGTTATTATTGTTCAAAATATTTTCAAGCCTCTTCGCATTTTGAAAGGGCTGCCTGAAAACACTTTTTGCCTTACTATTGTCCTAGCCTGCAGAGCACATATAGCTGAAGCAACTTGTCACCCATGCAAAAACCACATCAGCCTTGGGCATACCGAATGGATTCAAAAAGGCTACCTGAAAACCTCATTATCTACCCTTAAAACCGCACCTCAGGCGGCACTTGGTGTTTGGCGCGGTCGGGAAACTCCAAAAGCTGTGCCGGCTGCCGGTGCCCGAAATAGGCGGCGATAATGCTGTGCGGAAACAGCTGGCGCAGCATGTTGTAGCCCATGGCCGCGTCGTTGTAGGCCTGGCGGGCGAAGGCGATACGGTTTTCCGTGCTGGTAATTTCCTCGGCCAGCTGGCGCATATTAGCAGCAGCCTGCAAATCTGGATAGGCCTCAAGCTGCACCATCAAGCTGCGCACAGCTTGGGTGAGCAGGGTTTCAGCAGCAGAAAGCTGCGCCACCGCTTCCGCATTTTCCGGCCGCGCAACACTCAGCACGCCAGCGGCCTGATTGCGCGCCTGCGTAACCTGTGTAAAGGTGTCATTTTCGTGTTTCAGGTAGCCTTTGGCGGCAGCCACCAAATTGGGAATCAGGTCATGCCGACGTTGCAGCTGAACGCCGATTTGGGAGAAGGCGTTGCGGTATTGGTTTTGCGAAATCACTAAACGGTTATACACCATCACGCCCACCACACTCAACGCAGCCGATAAAAGAAGGACAATCCACAACATGAGGCTCTCCTAAGTGTTAAAATTAACATTTCAATATTATCACAAAATTTCGTACGAACAACGATTTGTATGGTTTTCAGGTAGCCTGAACCACAAAATCGCCCTACGCAACCACAGGATAAGCGACCTTGACTGAAAAACTAAATAATGCAGACTTTAATTACGCTTGCTTGGACAAAACAGAAACGCTATTAAAGAAGCCTTGGAATTGGCTGTCAGCCTAATCAAATTCCTGAATAGATCCCATGATGATGACTATAATCGCTATCGGCGAGGCCCGTCCGCATTTAAACGAGCCAGAGCAGACGTTCGAAATGCTCAATAAGGCTCATCAGTCAAGCAAAGCTCACGCATTCAAAGGGCATGATGATGCTTGGGAATTTCATAAACCGTACAACACATAGACCGAATTTCGAGTCTGGAACCCCTATCAGGCTGCCGGAAAGCTTGATTTTTAGACAGCTTTTGCCTGCCCAACACCACCCGCCGCAAAAATGCACCACGACAAAGAAAGCCACAGTCACCACCACAACCCTGCCGCACAAGCGCTGCAACTGTTTTTAAACAACGGAGAAACACTGTTATTCCAAAACGTTGCTTATTTTTAGTTTGAAAACATCCGCCTACAAAATGGATTTTGGATTTGGAAAGTATTACCGTACACCAAATTACGGCAAACAATATTGCCAACTTTCCCACATTGGCGTTTTACCAAACTGCCGACACCCCATATATGTATCTTTCATGGGCTCATCCGCAGGGGCTGTAGGTATATTATCTGTCGCGGCAAGCCATAAGCTATGAGCAAGGTGGACACTTGCTACCTGAACGTTTTGTATTTGGGGCTACTTGAAACCGCATAAGCATAAATGCCCACCCTACAACAATCGGCAATTTGTATCATCTGCCTACACTACACCTACTTAAACTACAGACATTAAGGAGCCATAATGGAATTATCCGCTGAACAAACTGCCGCCCAACTGCGCTGTCCGCACGATGAAGCGGGAGTGCTGTTCGGGCAGGTGATGAACCTGCGCAACCTGGCCCAAATCATCAGCGCGTTCGCCGCCGCCCACCTGCGAAACGGCGACAAGATCTTAGAAACCGGCTGCGGCAACGGCGGTCTGCTGGGCTACATCCTGTCGCAGGCAAACGACCTGCACTACACCGGCTTGGAAATTTCGCCATTGATGTGTGAACAGGCGCAGGCATTCAACGCGCCGTTTATTGCCGCAGGGCAGGCAGATTATTTGCTGTATGACGGCGGCGCGCTGCCCTTTACCGATGCCTCGTTCGATAAAACCGTGTCAGTCAACACCGTCTATTTTTGGGACGATGCGCCGCTCATGTTGTCCGAATTCTGTCGCGTACTGAAACCCGCCGGCCGACTGTGCCTGAATTTCTGTGAAAAAGAATTCATGTCCAAATTGCCGTTTGCAGCTCACGGCTTCACGTTCTACAACGCCACCGACATCCATGCCCTAACTGATAACCTGCCGTTGCGTTGCGTACTTGAACAGCGCAGCCGCGATTGGGCAGTCAGCAAAAGCGGCAAACTGGTACGGCGTGAATTTGTGGATTTGGTATTTGAGCGGATGTAGCAGCTGTAGGTCAGATACTTGTATCCGACCTACCGCCTGCAGGCTGCCTGAAACCCCATCTGGAAACCAAATGCAGGCTGCAACCCTGAAACATTCACCCCAAGGACACCCATGACCATCCTCCAAGCCGAAAACCTTTCCTTCGCCTTCGGGCATGTCGCCCTGCTCGACAAAGCGTTTTTCCAACTGGCCGCGGGCGACAAAGTCGGGCTTATCGGGCGCAACGGCGCGGGCAAATCCAGCCTGCTGAAAATCCTCGCCGGCGTGCAGAAGCCCGACGACGGCCAGCTCATCCTGCAAAACGGGCTGAAAACCGTGTATGTGCCGCAGGAGAGCTTTTTCGACGGCGCGGCCACCGTGTTCGACATGGTGTCCGAAGGGCTGGGCAGCCTACGCGGCGTGCTGCGGCGTTACCACGAAATCGGCCGCGAGCTGGCGAACGGACAAAACGACAGCCTCATCAAAGAATTGAACGAACTGCAAAACCAAATCGAAGCGCAAAACGGCTGGCAGTTCGACGCGCTGGTCAGCCAGACCATCGGCGAGCTGGGGCTGCCTGAAAACGAAAAAATCGCCAATCTGTCCGGCGGGCAGAAAAAGCGCGTCGCGCTGGCGCAGGCGTGGGTGCAGAAGCCCGACATCCTGCTGCTGGACGAGCCGACCAACCATTTGGACATTGACGCGATTTTGTGGCTGGAAAATCTGCTGAAAAACTTTTCAGGCAGCCTGATTGTGATTACCCACGACCGCCGTTTTTTGGACAATGTGGCCAACCGCATCGTCGAACTCGACCGAGGCAGCCTGCGCTCCTATCCCGGCTCGTTCGCCAAATACAGCGAGAAAAAGGCGGAAGAACTGGCGGTAGAAGCCGAACACAACCGCCTGTTCGACAAATTCCACGCGCAGGAAGAGGCGTGGATTCGCAAAGGCATCGAAGCGCGGCGCACGCGCAACGAAGGGCGCGTTAAGCGTTTGGAAGAATTGCGGAAACAGCGCGCGGCGCGGCGCGATCGGCAGGGGCAGGTGTCGTTCAAGCTTGATTCGGGCGAGAAAAGCGGCAAAATCGTCGCCGAGCTGGAACACGCCTCGTTTGCGTACGGCAATAAACTGATTATGAACGATTTTTCCGCCGTGATTCAGCGCGGCGACAAAATCGGCCTGATTGGCGCGAACGGCATCGGCAAAACCACGTTTTTGAAGCTGATTTTGGGCGAACTCGCGCCCACCGGCGGCAAAATCCGCCTCGGCAGCAAGCAGGAAGTGGCGTATTTCGACCAATTCCGCAGCGCGCTGAACGAAAACGACACCGTGTTCTACACGCTCGGCCAGGGCAACGATTATGTGGAAATCGGCGGCAAAAAGCGGCACGTGATGGGCTATCTGGAAGACTTCCTGTTCCACCCCGCCCGCGCCCAGTCGCCCGTGTCGTCGCTTTCCGGCGGCGAGCGCAACCGCCTGCTGCTGGCCAAACTGTTCACCCGCCCCGCCAACATTCTGGTGCTGGACGAGCCGACCAACGATTTGGACATCGACACGCAGGAATTGCTGGAAGAACTGCTGCGCGACTACGCCGGCACCGTGTTCCTCGTCAGCCACGATCGTATGTTTTTGGACAACGTGATTACGCAGAGCATTGTATTTGAAGGGGAAGGCCGTCTGAAAGAATACATCGGCGGCTATCAGGACTATGCCGACGCAAAAGCGCGCGAAGACAAAGTGCAGGCTGCTGCCGCCCCCGCCGCCAAGCCCGAAAAACAGCCAGAAAAAGACAAACCCAAGCCCAACCGCAGCGTGAAACTGTCGTACAAAGAACAGCGCGAACTCGACGCCCTGCCTGACGAAATCGCCGCGCTGGAAGCCGAACAGGCCGATTTGAACGCCCAACTTTCCAACCCCGAAATCTTCAAAGACTACGAAAAAGCCGGCAGCCTGCAAACGCGCGCAGAAGAAATCGAAATGCTGCTGCTGGAGAAATTGGAGCGGTGGGAGATGCTGGAAGCGAAGCAGAACGGGGAGAGTTAAGTTTGGCTTCGTTGAAGCTGCGCTTTCAGGTAGCCCTTCCGCCCTTTTGCTACAATCCAGCCTTTCCCACCGCCGCCCAATCATGAAGCTCCTCGCCGTCATCCCCCACTACCGACATCTCGGCACGCTGCCGCAGGTGGTTTTCGCCCTGCGAGATTGCGGCCTGCCCGTTTTGGTGGTGGACGATGGCTCAGGCGAAGACTGCCGCGCCGGTTTGGAGGCCTTGCGCGAAGAAGGCGTTCAGGTAGCCTTCCGCCCGGTGAACGGCGGTAAAGGCAGCGCGATGAAATGGGGGTTCAAATTGGCAGCGGAGCAGGGTTTCAGCCACGTTTTACAGATTGATGCCGACGCGCAGCACAGCTTTGCCGACATCCCGCGCTTTATCGAAACCGCGCAGTCGCAGCCGCAGGCCGTGGTGTGCGGGCGGCCGGTATACGGCGGCGACGTGCCCAAATCGCGCCTCTACGGCCGCAAAATCACCGATTTTTGGAACGTGCTGCACACTTGGTCGTTCGACATCAAAGACGGCATGTGCGGCTTCCGCGTTTATCCGCTGGATGCCGTTTTGCCCATCCAATACGGCGGCGGCATCATCGGCGAGCGCATGGATTTCGACAACGAAATCCTCATTCGCCTGCATTGGGCGGGCGCGCCCTTCGTGTGGCTGGACACGCCCGTGCGCTACGAAGCGGGTGGCGTATCGCACTTCAACGTGCGCCGCGACAACCTGCTCATCAGCAAAATGCATGCCCGCCTGTTTTGCGGCATGGTCGCCCGCCGCCTCGGCCGCTTTTTCAGACGGCCTCAAGCCGCACAAACCGCTCAGGCGCATTGGTCGGCACAGCGCGAACGCGGCCACCGCCTCTTCCTCAAGATTACCGAATGGCTGGTGCGCTACCTGCCCCTGTGGCCGGTACACGGCATTGCCGCACTCGTTGCCGCCTATTTCTACCTCACTTCCGCCGCCCAACGCCGCAGCGTGCGCCAATATCAAGGCTACCTGAAAACCAGTTTCCCCACCGCACCGCTGCCCGCGTGTTTCCCCGTATACCGCCAATTCGCCGCCTTCGGCCAAGCCGTGGCCGACCGCTTTGCCGTGTGGCAGCATAAAATTACCGTGCCCGACCTCGTGGTGGAAGACCCCGACAACCTGTATGCCGATATAGACAACCACAACGTACGCGGCCAAATCATCATCTGCTCGCATCTGGGCAATATTGAAGTGTGCCGCGCCCTCGTCTCCCACCACCAAGGCTTCAAACTCAACGTGCTGGTGCACAACGCCCACGCCGAAGATTTCAACCGCGCCCTCAAAGCCGCCGGTTCCAGCGATTTGCAGCTGATTCAGGTAGCCGACCTCGACGCGGCCAAAATGCTCCAGCTCTCGCAAAAACTCGATGCCGGCGAATGGCTCGCCATCGCCGCCGACCGCACCCCCGTGCGCGGCAACAAAACCGTGCCCGTGCAATTCCTCGGCCACACCGCCCATCTGCCGCAAGGCCCTTGGCTCTTGGCCGGCCTCTTGCGCGCACCCACCAACACCGTCTTCGTGTTAAAAGAACACGGCCGCTATCACCTCTGCCTGAAACGTTTTCAGGTAGCCCCAAGCTGGACCGCCGCCACGCGCAAACAAATGATTGAAAACATGGCGCAACAGTATGCCGACGTTTTAGCCGCCCACGCCGCCCGCGCGCCGCTGCAATGGTTCAACTTCTACGACTTCTGGAGCAACACCCCACATGGCTAAACACATCTACTGCCGCCACCACACCGAGATCGAAGTCCCCTTTTTCGACGTAGACGTGATGCAGATCGTCTGGCACGGCCACTATGTAAAATACCTCGAAATCGCCCGCTGCGCCTTCCTCGACGCCATCGGCTACAACTACACCGTTATGCTCAAGCACGGCCACGCCTGGCCCGTGGTAAAGCTCGACCTCAAATACATCCACCCCGCCCGCTTCGGCCAAAAAATCCGCGTGGAAATGGCCGTAACCGAATACGAAAGCTGCCTGCGCATCGACTACATCCTGCGCGACGCAGAAAGCGGCATCAAACTCACCCAAGCCCACACCACCCAAGTTGCCCAGCGCATCGACAACAGCGAAATGCAGTTCCAAACCCCCGCAAGCTGGCAACAGGCCGTGCGGCAGTTTGCAGGATTCGTGCCCTTGGCCAAGGATTGAGGCCACCTGAAACCCTGTAACCTCTTCGCGCCGCACGCCCCGCAAATCCACTATACTACGCTTCTCTTCATCCTCCCCACATAACTCCGGCACCATGAAAAAACTCCTCCTCAGCCTCTTCCTTTCCCTTGCCGTCCTCCCTGCGCTTGCCTTCAGCACCGCCGAGCTCACCACGCAGCTGCAAGCCCCGCAGAGCGTGCAGGGCGGGTTTATCCAGCAGCGTTTTTTGCGCTCGATGGACAAACCCGTGCAAACCGGCGGCCGTTTCGCCCTGCGCCCCGGCCGCGGCCTGTTTTGGCATCTGCAAAAACCGTTTGAAATGAAACTGCGCG from Eikenella exigua encodes the following:
- a CDS encoding carbon starvation CstA family protein, whose amino-acid sequence is MNKLKSFLIWGAVVLAGLASFTTLAIHRGEQVSAVWMVIAAVSVYAIAYRFYSLYIAKNVMQLDPNRLTPAERHNDGLDYVPTHKGVLFGHHFAAIAGAGPLVGPVLAAQMGYLPGTLWIIFGVVFAGAVQDAMVLFVSMRRDGKSLGDIVKQELGTVAGVIASIGILMIMVIIMAVLALIVVKALIHSPWGTFTIATTIPIALFMGIYTRYIRPGKIGEISIVGFILLVLAIVYGKNVAESSFGHIFDLEGLSIAWAVMIYGFIASVLPVWLLLTPRDYLSTFLKIGTIIALALGIIIVSPPLQMHAVTRFIDGSGPVFSGSLFPFLFITIACGAVSGFHALISSGTTPKMVENEEHVRMIGYGGMIMESFVAIMALAAAASLDPGVYFAMNSPAALIGTDAANAAHVITTQLGFPVTEATLLHTAKEVGELTILSRAGGAPTLAVGMAHIMSQLIPGEGMMAFWYHFALLFEALFILTAVDAGTRVARFMIQDLGSIFYKPFGNTDSLPANLIATFIAVALWGYFLYTGVTDPLGGINSLWPLFGIANQMLAGVALILCTVVLIKMKRDRYIWVTLVPSIGVLVVTCYAGWQKVFDSSPRISFMAHAAKYKAALANGEILAPAKTAEEMSRIAFNDYVNSGLTVLFLAVVVFVAVYGFQVAMKARKVGWATAHEIPPVFRNETAGANTESVNEA
- a CDS encoding YbdD/YjiX family protein, with amino-acid sequence MKHKLKQHLHQAWETAKLTANLMVGVPDYANYVVRQRRYNPNAPVMTEQQFADYCRKRRCGANGGRCC
- a CDS encoding LemA family protein, which codes for MLWIVLLLSAALSVVGVMVYNRLVISQNQYRNAFSQIGVQLQRRHDLIPNLVAAAKGYLKHENDTFTQVTQARNQAAGVLSVARPENAEAVAQLSAAETLLTQAVRSLMVQLEAYPDLQAAANMRQLAEEITSTENRIAFARQAYNDAAMGYNMLRQLFPHSIIAAYFGHRQPAQLLEFPDRAKHQVPPEVRF
- a CDS encoding class I SAM-dependent methyltransferase, encoding MELSAEQTAAQLRCPHDEAGVLFGQVMNLRNLAQIISAFAAAHLRNGDKILETGCGNGGLLGYILSQANDLHYTGLEISPLMCEQAQAFNAPFIAAGQADYLLYDGGALPFTDASFDKTVSVNTVYFWDDAPLMLSEFCRVLKPAGRLCLNFCEKEFMSKLPFAAHGFTFYNATDIHALTDNLPLRCVLEQRSRDWAVSKSGKLVRREFVDLVFERM
- a CDS encoding ATP-binding cassette domain-containing protein: MTILQAENLSFAFGHVALLDKAFFQLAAGDKVGLIGRNGAGKSSLLKILAGVQKPDDGQLILQNGLKTVYVPQESFFDGAATVFDMVSEGLGSLRGVLRRYHEIGRELANGQNDSLIKELNELQNQIEAQNGWQFDALVSQTIGELGLPENEKIANLSGGQKKRVALAQAWVQKPDILLLDEPTNHLDIDAILWLENLLKNFSGSLIVITHDRRFLDNVANRIVELDRGSLRSYPGSFAKYSEKKAEELAVEAEHNRLFDKFHAQEEAWIRKGIEARRTRNEGRVKRLEELRKQRAARRDRQGQVSFKLDSGEKSGKIVAELEHASFAYGNKLIMNDFSAVIQRGDKIGLIGANGIGKTTFLKLILGELAPTGGKIRLGSKQEVAYFDQFRSALNENDTVFYTLGQGNDYVEIGGKKRHVMGYLEDFLFHPARAQSPVSSLSGGERNRLLLAKLFTRPANILVLDEPTNDLDIDTQELLEELLRDYAGTVFLVSHDRMFLDNVITQSIVFEGEGRLKEYIGGYQDYADAKAREDKVQAAAAPAAKPEKQPEKDKPKPNRSVKLSYKEQRELDALPDEIAALEAEQADLNAQLSNPEIFKDYEKAGSLQTRAEEIEMLLLEKLERWEMLEAKQNGES
- a CDS encoding glycosyl transferase family 2, with the protein product MDFDNEILIRLHWAGAPFVWLDTPVRYEAGGVSHFNVRRDNLLISKMHARLFCGMVARRLGRFFRRPQAAQTAQAHWSAQRERGHRLFLKITEWLVRYLPLWPVHGIAALVAAYFYLTSAAQRRSVRQYQGYLKTSFPTAPLPACFPVYRQFAAFGQAVADRFAVWQHKITVPDLVVEDPDNLYADIDNHNVRGQIIICSHLGNIEVCRALVSHHQGFKLNVLVHNAHAEDFNRALKAAGSSDLQLIQVADLDAAKMLQLSQKLDAGEWLAIAADRTPVRGNKTVPVQFLGHTAHLPQGPWLLAGLLRAPTNTVFVLKEHGRYHLCLKRFQVAPSWTAATRKQMIENMAQQYADVLAAHAARAPLQWFNFYDFWSNTPHG
- a CDS encoding acyl-CoA thioesterase, yielding MAKHIYCRHHTEIEVPFFDVDVMQIVWHGHYVKYLEIARCAFLDAIGYNYTVMLKHGHAWPVVKLDLKYIHPARFGQKIRVEMAVTEYESCLRIDYILRDAESGIKLTQAHTTQVAQRIDNSEMQFQTPASWQQAVRQFAGFVPLAKD